The window TTACAATTGACTCTGTGCAAAACAAATTGtgcaataaattaaatttaCATTTCTTATAATTATAAAAAGTTGCCTTTGAAAGTAATTCACTCGTTGGACGttctctaaaaatatattttacataatACGCAAACGTCGAGTTGCTTTCTGGCCGATATCTTTCTTGACACTTTGACAACCTTTGATAGCGTCACTTTACGCTGACGCACGCACGCGCAGTGAGTACTACGGAAGGTCACTTATCATTGGATTTATACAAGACTGCTGAAAAGCGCAACTGTCTATTTCAGAAAAACAATCCCGCAATGGAGAGTTTTGATAATCTAAGTGCGTCGGAGAAAGCAGACGCAACAGAGCTCCAGAGGTTGATTGCAATCGAGCAACAGAAAGCGCAGTTCCAGGCCCAGGTTTGTAGAATTCTAAACGTGGACTGTTCAATGTGATACCACATGGGATAGCGGTTTTATGCAAGgttaatgtaagaaaaaaataagtatcaCTATAACAATTTGACACAAGATCAGTGAAAACACAGTAAATAGTGTTCCATATTTCCTCTAATGTTCtccatatattatattatatttgagCATTATCACAAACAATTCCATTtagttttgtgtttgtgtgttttaacattggttctgtttttttctttttttaaaggaacttcatttagaaaaggaaaaaaatgcatgcataaTCATGATGTGAAATGTTCCTTTTTTGTGAGAAACATTAAATTGATGCAAATTATTTCCTGTGCCCTGCACAGTAttttgttgccatggcaacttcCCTCACATGCCCATTGTTCATCCGTATTTCAGGTGCACAACTTTACCGATGTGTGCTGGGATAAGTGTGTGGACAGCCCAGGTTCCAAATTAGACTACAGGACAGAGACTTGCCTTGTGAGCTGCGTGGAGCGATTCATCGACACCACCTTGTCCATCACCAACCGTTTTACCCAGATGGTGCAGAAAGGCACTCATTGAATGATGCAGTGCATTAATGGACTCTCCTAGCAAATGAATCAATGTTTGGTATTACtaacatgtttgtttgttttccctgAGCATCTGAAATGACGTTTCTGTGATCCTGTTGCTGCATGAGAATAGAATTTGGTTTCTAGTAAACTGGCAGATTTGGGGAGAAAATTGTTCTTATCTGGATTTATTAAGAACACTTTTAAAAAAGGAGACAACAGGTAAGCAAACATAACTCTACTGCTCAAAACTTTAGGTACACCCTATCTTAACTTGAGTATAATTAtacttattttaaaaacacaacCAATTTAACTATCCAAACTGGTACTTACTAATTTTGTAGTGCCACATTTTAGTTTTGCATTGGGTTAATACAAAACTCCCACAAAGGTGTCAGGGTTTCATGCCTTTATTTGCtcaaaaaagttattttcttgATATAAATTGTTCTTTAATACATTTTCTAGAACTTAATAAGGTGAAGTGGAATTATACCATATTGCTTGCATAAACTCTATCACATAAATTGAAAGTATCATGTTAAAGAGATAGGAAATGGACTCACATTTATGCTTAAATGTAACAAAACTTCCAGTCTTTGGATAGCATATGCAATAACTTCTTACAAATagtttataaaacaaaacataaaatcattcaaaatagatatatttatgttttcatAGTAAGATAATACAAATAATCGATGAAAAGCAAACCAGCAtttttttcaaccccccccaaaaatcttaaaacaaataattatgaaAAGCACAGTATTTTCTTGTCTGCCGTCACTTTGGGGAAATACtgattttaatttacatttgtctccacaaaaactgatatttggagtttttcctatattttttcaaagaacATTTCAGATGGGTTGCACAAATGTTATCTTTTCCTTTAAATTGTTAGACCATTAATATTTTTGGCTGCTCTGAGAGCAGATTTAATAGAAGTTTCTATCCAGCCGTGAGGTAGGGCTGTGTGCTCTCCTGCAAAGTGCACACGTCCCTCATTCTGGAAGAGTTCTTTAGCATAAAGCCCCTGATATGGTGTGAAAATGGCAAAAGCTCCCAGGCTGTAGGCGTCCAAGCCCCACTTCTTCACCAGTCCGCCAGTAAATGAAGACCTGATATCCTCGCCGTGGATCTTAACCAAGTCGTCCAGGACCGCATCCATCAGCTCCGCTTCGCTCACACCTTGA of the Stigmatopora argus isolate UIUO_Sarg chromosome 10, RoL_Sarg_1.0, whole genome shotgun sequence genome contains:
- the timm8b gene encoding mitochondrial import inner membrane translocase subunit Tim8 B; amino-acid sequence: MESFDNLSASEKADATELQRLIAIEQQKAQFQAQVHNFTDVCWDKCVDSPGSKLDYRTETCLVSCVERFIDTTLSITNRFTQMVQKGTH